In the genome of Opitutia bacterium KCR 482, one region contains:
- a CDS encoding ABC transporter ATP-binding protein encodes MTATVNDKRPIISVRNLRHSYREGDGIKEVLHGIDVDFYSGEIVIIMGPSGSGKSTLLKLIGAQLTLQEGEITVGSHNLHGASASALMKIRRDLGFIFQTHHLLNSISVLQNVELPLAFDDTVDSETAKARALETLKTVGIDSQAHKKPAHLSGGQRQRVAIARALIRKPAIVLADEPTASLDQKSGREVVEIIRKMAKDLGVTVVLVTHDNRILDIADRIVRLVDGKLTGASE; translated from the coding sequence ATGACTGCGACGGTAAACGACAAACGCCCGATTATCAGCGTGCGAAACCTCCGCCATTCGTACAGGGAAGGCGACGGAATAAAGGAGGTCTTGCACGGCATCGACGTCGATTTCTATTCGGGCGAAATCGTGATAATCATGGGTCCGTCGGGCTCTGGAAAATCGACGCTGCTTAAACTCATTGGAGCGCAGCTGACATTGCAGGAGGGCGAAATCACGGTGGGCTCGCACAACCTTCACGGTGCATCGGCGTCGGCGCTCATGAAAATCAGGCGCGACTTGGGCTTTATCTTCCAGACCCACCACCTGCTCAATTCGATAAGCGTTTTGCAAAATGTGGAGCTTCCCCTCGCTTTCGACGACACCGTCGATTCGGAAACCGCGAAAGCCCGCGCCCTCGAAACGCTCAAAACCGTCGGCATAGACTCGCAGGCGCACAAAAAGCCCGCGCATCTTTCGGGCGGACAGCGGCAGAGGGTGGCAATCGCCCGCGCGCTTATCCGCAAACCCGCGATTGTTCTGGCGGACGAGCCTACGGCGTCGCTCGATCAAAAGAGCGGGCGCGAGGTCGTTGAAATCATAAGGAAAATGGCGAAGGATTTGGGGGTAACCGTTGTGCTGGTCACCCACGACAACCGCATTCTCGACATCGCCGACCGCATTGTGCGGCTCGTCGACGGCAAACTTACGGGGGCTTCCGAATGA
- a CDS encoding methyl-accepting chemotaxis protein has translation MKFLRFDSLGTRLFVICAAGIAASALPAFFYFCELSGRARNSECELRGVKMLSSLAVVAHSAYLSGADERFDASELKKAVKKLSDGAPKLGNSDAKKSPRIQGIFSASSIDAFVKTPDTGDIVADMGGFIALQSGLFTDSHTGVHMFMDASSDLFPSFYSALFKFSSLLKKYPAAPDRVQASEFSAAYVVLNERATELVAELRRACAICPPEKSVSIVADIGKFNSATIELNSAVSKIWHGKSLDASLVRTNLTQTEKAASELWNVSVKSLDGLLTASKNADVSKLRIAGYVFAGVVALSLFVSLLAGRSVALSARRTRRLAALAALRDIQGAREYFEITPRRISAFAGIDTDIVKLLDAYAEISEIAKTVLDSSVQLDEDARSIVAEQKPRLNGVSNGLLRIDAKTNLRDKSDASLAVAAQNLRESLNGAEQLARSQGKSVQEVSGGIRGALSSAQGIVSRLAALRGAAAKMSVIAETFTGVADQANILSLNLSIETAKSGIKGSGLGTLAEQVKILSKRTVVSVIDIESIRDSILETLDAGANDTDSFLSALESDSKILDEIDAALSELTLMLSKISAETNGISASLRGRAGSDSTVQEAMENLARVDAALSEFTAFSKNAVSFVNRARERLAVGSGR, from the coding sequence ATGAAATTTTTAAGATTTGACAGTTTGGGAACGCGCCTGTTTGTGATATGCGCCGCGGGTATTGCGGCGTCGGCTTTGCCCGCATTCTTTTATTTTTGCGAGCTTTCGGGCAGGGCGCGCAATTCCGAATGCGAGCTGAGGGGCGTGAAAATGTTGTCGTCGCTTGCGGTTGTTGCGCACTCGGCGTATCTTTCGGGAGCGGACGAACGCTTCGACGCGTCCGAACTGAAAAAGGCGGTAAAAAAACTTTCCGACGGCGCGCCGAAGCTCGGCAATTCCGACGCCAAAAAAAGCCCGCGCATTCAGGGGATTTTCTCGGCGTCGTCAATCGACGCGTTCGTAAAAACGCCCGATACGGGCGACATTGTCGCCGACATGGGCGGCTTCATCGCCCTGCAAAGCGGGCTGTTTACGGATTCGCACACGGGAGTCCACATGTTCATGGACGCGTCGTCCGATCTTTTCCCGTCGTTCTACTCCGCGCTTTTCAAGTTTTCGTCGCTGTTGAAAAAATACCCCGCCGCGCCCGACCGCGTTCAGGCGAGCGAGTTTTCCGCCGCGTATGTTGTGCTGAACGAACGCGCAACGGAGCTTGTCGCGGAGCTTCGCAGGGCGTGCGCGATATGCCCGCCCGAAAAGTCGGTTTCGATTGTCGCCGACATCGGCAAATTCAATTCGGCGACTATCGAGCTGAACTCGGCGGTCTCGAAAATCTGGCACGGCAAGAGCCTCGACGCCTCGCTTGTGCGCACAAACCTCACGCAGACCGAAAAGGCGGCGTCGGAGCTGTGGAACGTTTCGGTGAAGTCGCTCGACGGGCTTTTGACGGCGTCCAAAAACGCCGATGTGTCGAAACTGCGGATTGCGGGCTACGTTTTTGCGGGGGTTGTGGCGCTTTCGCTTTTCGTGTCGCTGCTGGCGGGGCGGTCGGTGGCGCTCTCGGCGCGCAGAACGCGCAGGCTCGCGGCTCTTGCGGCGTTGCGCGACATTCAGGGCGCGCGCGAATATTTCGAAATCACTCCGCGCAGAATATCGGCGTTTGCGGGAATAGACACCGACATCGTGAAACTGCTTGACGCCTACGCCGAAATTTCCGAAATCGCAAAAACCGTTTTGGACTCCTCCGTGCAGCTCGACGAAGACGCGAGGTCGATTGTCGCCGAGCAGAAGCCGCGCCTCAACGGCGTTTCGAACGGGCTTCTGCGAATCGACGCAAAAACGAACTTGCGCGACAAGTCGGACGCGTCGCTTGCCGTCGCCGCCCAGAACTTGCGCGAAAGCCTCAACGGCGCGGAGCAGCTTGCGCGTTCGCAGGGAAAGTCTGTGCAGGAGGTTTCGGGCGGAATCAGGGGGGCGCTGTCGTCGGCGCAGGGCATTGTTTCAAGGCTCGCCGCGCTTCGCGGAGCGGCGGCGAAAATGAGCGTAATCGCCGAAACTTTCACGGGAGTCGCCGATCAGGCGAACATTCTCAGTCTGAACCTTTCGATTGAAACCGCGAAGTCGGGAATCAAGGGGTCGGGCTTGGGCACGCTTGCCGAGCAGGTCAAGATTCTTTCGAAGCGCACCGTCGTTTCCGTCATAGACATAGAGTCGATTCGCGACTCCATTTTGGAGACGCTCGACGCGGGCGCAAACGATACCGACTCGTTCCTTTCGGCGTTGGAGTCCGACTCAAAAATTCTCGACGAAATCGACGCCGCCCTTTCCGAGCTTACCCTCATGCTCTCGAAAATTTCAGCCGAGACAAACGGCATTTCCGCCTCGCTGCGCGGCCGCGCAGGCTCGGATTCCACCGTTCAGGAGGCGATGGAAAACCTCGCGCGGGTAGACGCCGCGCTGTCCGAATTTACGGCGTTTTCCAAAAACGCGGTTTCTTTCGTCAACAGGGCGCGGGAGCGTCTCGCCGTCGGAAGCGGGAGATGA
- a CDS encoding trehalase family glycosidase, producing the protein MSIYKYYLLSIAAFAGMQAFAQPFKAEEYSPATDPAVKKAARPEFGKWKAAYMWYPGQYASFCHRRLAEKSVERCAYVNDGGTYYTPQESTLFRREVYLPKDAKMKWRASHLAYIDVDGKRVAGMRAGEITIPAGKREIRVKVVSKTRLPCLIIEGEGLSTPEGWAASLDGKSWVPAESSPLFDEPQTTPDYLAYDIYEIPPHKYPVAENCKASADGIEMGKNSKLVIDFKHDELGGVVLRAEGSGTLRFSVGESLPEALNDDEVRFEQKPLPSFALADGLNDIELPERALRFLRIESDGGAKISVPVFRAKLFPMKRIGKFRCSDEMFNRIFEAGAATIHTSTHDFYLDGIKRDFLPWPLDAVEAGLAADLLFDARAVSRNSYALSLLSDKPSLYNTGILDYPLHALVGFEHDFARYGEIETSLQYKDRILQMLALYESALDKNGFLPYRHSKWPAFLPGWAKRHPFPYWSGTPAYVQMMLYINWKNAAKFSERWGDTAAALKYANMAESLRGKILEHFWDGERRAFINGYDKNGKPDTEISQYAQYWAVLAGIFPKESLDNLFEKVMPAVKDYREDVSIEKPYEMLAYAKAGHVREAFDYVKDIWGGWLDDGFTRFPENFTPKGTPAQKLEFYRRPFGLSLCHASLGAPPVIVAFRGICGFWETENPNEYLLKPDLVGLDWAEGEIPVRNGSIKFRFEKSGKFEVSPPKGANVVLKFAGKTRRIAGK; encoded by the coding sequence ATGTCTATATATAAATACTATCTGCTATCAATAGCGGCGTTTGCGGGCATGCAGGCGTTTGCTCAACCTTTCAAGGCGGAGGAATACAGCCCCGCGACCGACCCCGCCGTAAAAAAGGCGGCGCGTCCCGAATTCGGGAAATGGAAAGCCGCATACATGTGGTATCCGGGGCAGTACGCGTCGTTCTGCCACCGCAGACTCGCGGAAAAATCGGTGGAACGCTGCGCATACGTAAACGACGGCGGAACATACTACACTCCGCAGGAATCGACGCTTTTCAGGCGCGAAGTCTACCTGCCGAAAGACGCCAAGATGAAATGGCGGGCGTCGCACTTGGCGTACATCGACGTCGACGGCAAGCGCGTTGCGGGAATGCGCGCGGGCGAAATCACAATACCCGCGGGGAAGCGCGAAATCAGGGTGAAGGTGGTTTCGAAAACCCGCCTGCCCTGCCTTATAATAGAGGGCGAGGGGCTGTCCACGCCCGAAGGCTGGGCGGCGAGCCTCGACGGCAAGAGCTGGGTGCCCGCGGAATCGTCGCCGCTCTTCGACGAGCCGCAGACTACGCCCGACTACCTCGCCTACGACATCTACGAAATTCCGCCGCACAAATACCCCGTCGCCGAAAACTGCAAAGCCTCCGCCGACGGAATCGAGATGGGCAAAAACTCGAAGCTCGTGATAGACTTCAAGCACGACGAACTCGGCGGCGTCGTCTTACGCGCAGAGGGAAGCGGAACGCTCAGATTTTCCGTCGGCGAAAGCCTGCCCGAAGCCCTCAACGACGACGAAGTGCGCTTCGAGCAAAAGCCGCTTCCGTCGTTTGCGCTAGCGGACGGATTGAACGACATCGAGCTTCCCGAAAGGGCGTTGCGCTTTCTGCGCATTGAGTCGGACGGCGGCGCGAAAATCTCCGTCCCAGTGTTCCGCGCAAAACTTTTCCCGATGAAAAGAATCGGAAAATTCAGGTGCAGCGACGAAATGTTCAACCGCATTTTCGAGGCGGGAGCCGCCACAATCCACACCTCCACGCACGACTTCTACCTCGACGGAATCAAGCGCGACTTCCTGCCGTGGCCGCTCGACGCCGTAGAGGCGGGCCTTGCCGCCGACCTGCTCTTCGACGCCCGCGCGGTCTCGCGCAATTCCTACGCGCTCTCGCTGCTTTCCGACAAGCCGTCGCTCTACAACACGGGTATTCTCGACTACCCCCTGCACGCGCTCGTGGGCTTCGAACACGACTTCGCAAGATACGGCGAAATCGAGACGTCGCTCCAATACAAAGACAGAATCCTGCAAATGCTCGCCCTCTACGAAAGCGCGCTCGACAAAAACGGGTTCCTGCCCTACCGCCATTCCAAGTGGCCCGCGTTCCTCCCAGGCTGGGCGAAAAGACACCCATTCCCCTACTGGAGCGGAACGCCCGCCTATGTGCAAATGATGCTCTACATAAACTGGAAGAACGCCGCGAAATTCTCGGAACGCTGGGGCGATACCGCCGCCGCGCTAAAATACGCAAACATGGCGGAATCATTGCGCGGGAAAATCCTCGAACATTTTTGGGACGGCGAGCGGCGGGCGTTCATAAACGGCTACGACAAAAACGGGAAGCCCGACACTGAAATATCGCAATACGCGCAGTACTGGGCGGTACTCGCCGGGATATTCCCGAAAGAGTCGCTCGACAACCTCTTCGAAAAAGTCATGCCCGCAGTCAAGGACTACCGCGAAGACGTAAGCATCGAAAAGCCCTACGAAATGCTCGCATACGCAAAGGCGGGGCATGTCCGCGAGGCTTTCGACTACGTCAAAGACATCTGGGGCGGCTGGCTCGACGACGGCTTCACGCGCTTCCCCGAAAACTTCACCCCCAAGGGGACGCCCGCGCAAAAGCTCGAATTCTACCGCAGACCGTTCGGGCTTAGCCTCTGCCACGCGTCGCTCGGCGCGCCGCCCGTCATCGTCGCATTCCGCGGAATTTGCGGCTTCTGGGAAACCGAAAATCCGAACGAATACCTGCTCAAACCCGACCTCGTAGGGCTTGACTGGGCGGAGGGCGAAATTCCCGTCAGGAACGGCTCGATAAAATTCCGCTTCGAAAAAAGCGGGAAGTTCGAAGTGTCGCCGCCCAAGGGCGCGAACGTCGTCTTGAAGTTTGCGGGCAAAACGCGCCGCATTGCGGGCAAATAG
- a CDS encoding IspD/TarI family cytidylyltransferase — MKAAKKSAKSGNAAVILAGGSGSRMRGTVADKVLEPLGGMPVILHSFKAFLESGQVSEAVFVCRDAAQKRAISAALKKFFPDFKKAVSVKFAQGGAERQDSVLNGLAEISDKSALAFIHDGARPLVGAENIVLLAAAAMRDGAAVLASRVVDTIKRVPPDGSTEKIKPADLDRSRLWAMQTPQVFRAGAIENAYKKVKRGKIKITDDVAAYVLDGSKISIVENPNPNPKITVPQDIAYVEFLKSRIQ; from the coding sequence ATGAAAGCCGCAAAAAAAAGCGCAAAGAGCGGAAACGCCGCGGTGATTCTCGCGGGCGGAAGCGGCTCGCGCATGCGCGGAACGGTAGCCGACAAGGTGCTCGAACCTCTCGGCGGAATGCCCGTAATTCTGCACTCGTTCAAGGCGTTTCTCGAAAGCGGGCAGGTGTCGGAGGCGGTTTTCGTCTGCCGCGACGCCGCGCAGAAACGCGCAATTTCCGCCGCGCTCAAAAAGTTCTTTCCCGACTTCAAAAAGGCGGTGTCGGTCAAATTCGCGCAGGGAGGCGCGGAGCGTCAGGACAGCGTACTAAACGGGCTTGCCGAAATTTCCGACAAATCCGCGCTCGCGTTTATCCACGACGGCGCGCGCCCGCTTGTCGGCGCGGAAAACATCGTGCTTCTCGCCGCAGCCGCAATGCGCGACGGCGCGGCGGTTCTCGCCTCGCGCGTGGTCGATACAATCAAGCGCGTGCCGCCCGACGGCTCGACCGAAAAAATCAAGCCCGCCGACCTCGACCGCTCGCGCCTTTGGGCAATGCAGACCCCGCAGGTTTTCCGCGCAGGCGCAATCGAAAACGCCTACAAAAAAGTAAAGCGCGGGAAAATCAAAATCACAGACGACGTCGCCGCATACGTGCTCGACGGCTCGAAGATTTCGATTGTCGAAAACCCCAACCCCAACCCGAAAATCACAGTACCGCAGGACATCGCATACGTCGAATTTTTGAAATCGAGGATACAGTAA
- a CDS encoding NYN domain-containing protein, whose protein sequence is MECFRHILVDGWNAIHAHPRLARELAENRAEEAQAELSAMLAALHDYDGARITIVYDGAGADISVVRRGAATTFSEVYTPSVMTADEFIEQFCAESKRPQDLLVITRDNLLRLTASSFGAMSLTPESFFERAEISERAVVRAAKSNNASASLEWRKTNPFSKLDELAVDIESAFGKSPLISKRLKKKRARASAKNASDFGENAARADSAVPRKTSADASSALNSKRADCGKNCGGRLHVKPFSAPAPRRPVIGGKPASAKSLADLKKLLEGGGVKKNPQNSAKNAPRKKRR, encoded by the coding sequence GTGGAATGTTTCAGGCACATACTCGTTGACGGTTGGAACGCAATCCATGCGCACCCGCGCCTCGCCCGCGAGCTTGCCGAAAACCGCGCCGAGGAGGCGCAGGCGGAGCTTTCCGCAATGCTCGCCGCGCTCCACGACTACGACGGCGCGAGAATCACCATTGTCTACGACGGCGCGGGCGCGGATATTTCGGTCGTAAGGCGCGGCGCGGCTACGACGTTTTCGGAAGTCTACACGCCGTCGGTTATGACCGCCGACGAATTCATAGAGCAGTTTTGCGCCGAGTCTAAACGCCCGCAGGATTTGCTTGTAATCACGCGCGACAACCTTTTGAGGCTCACGGCGTCGAGCTTCGGCGCGATGTCGCTCACGCCCGAATCGTTTTTCGAACGCGCGGAAATTTCAGAGAGGGCGGTAGTCCGCGCGGCGAAGTCGAACAACGCGTCGGCGTCGCTCGAATGGCGCAAGACAAACCCGTTCTCGAAGCTCGACGAGCTTGCCGTAGACATAGAATCGGCTTTCGGAAAATCGCCGCTGATTTCAAAGCGGCTCAAAAAGAAACGCGCCCGCGCGTCCGCAAAAAACGCCTCGGATTTCGGCGAAAACGCGGCGCGAGCCGATTCCGCCGTTCCGCGCAAAACTTCCGCCGATGCTTCATCCGCGCTAAATTCCAAACGCGCCGACTGCGGAAAAAACTGCGGCGGACGTTTGCATGTAAAGCCCTTTTCCGCGCCCGCGCCGCGCCGTCCCGTGATTGGCGGAAAGCCCGCGAGCGCGAAGTCTCTTGCCGATTTGAAAAAACTTTTGGAGGGCGGCGGCGTCAAAAAGAATCCGCAAAATTCGGCAAAGAACGCCCCGCGCAAAAAACGCCGCTGA
- a CDS encoding sodium:calcium symporter, giving the protein MKGENWSSRLGVILAVAGSAVGLGNFLKFPGQVAMYGGAAFMIAYVVSFFLVGLPISITEWTIGRYGGARGFNSPAGIMGAFSKKRALAYVGLGSPIMTILIYCYYIYIEAWCLGYASNFLGGNLSFKTLAESGGFFSNFIGAAENGGALAFGADKVLVFLAVSFCLNFWLIYRGVSRGIELFCKYAMPTLIVLGIIIVVRMMTLSDVSPDHPERSINQGMGFMWNPVKVVLEREDGGKWVEVRQLVGDREIDAETARLKSADSASAAAPKERITRISVFRQLSNPSIWIAAAGQVFFSLTVGFGAIMTYASYLKRKDDIVLSALTSCSANEFCEICLGGMITVPAAVAFFGVSGAIGAGLSLFDLGFKVLPLFFVSLPFGNFFGFLFFFLLFLAAVTSSLSMLQPGVAFIEEATRLGRKFSTLLLGLLTFFITGFVVYFSKDLKAMDTFDFWIGQVTIYIFAMVQTIAFAWIFGVKRGVALANEGSLLKLPPFYGFVLKYITPALLLAVFALWVAKDVFGVVGGGNLSPYITDLIGTADTPPNSTACICIAIIAALYLFFALIFSASRRYKNFGKEDGK; this is encoded by the coding sequence ATGAAGGGCGAAAATTGGAGCTCGCGCCTCGGCGTGATTTTGGCCGTCGCGGGAAGCGCGGTGGGGCTGGGCAATTTTCTGAAATTCCCCGGTCAGGTCGCCATGTACGGCGGCGCGGCGTTCATGATTGCGTACGTCGTTTCGTTCTTTCTCGTCGGGCTTCCGATTTCCATTACGGAATGGACCATCGGCAGGTACGGCGGCGCGCGCGGCTTCAATTCGCCCGCGGGGATCATGGGCGCGTTTTCCAAAAAGCGCGCGCTGGCGTATGTCGGGCTGGGCAGCCCCATTATGACAATTCTTATCTATTGCTATTATATTTACATCGAGGCATGGTGCTTGGGCTATGCCTCGAATTTTTTGGGCGGGAATTTGTCGTTCAAAACGCTGGCGGAGTCGGGCGGATTTTTCTCGAACTTCATCGGCGCGGCGGAAAACGGCGGCGCGCTGGCGTTCGGGGCGGACAAGGTTCTCGTGTTTTTGGCGGTTTCGTTCTGCCTGAATTTCTGGCTGATTTACAGGGGAGTGTCGCGCGGAATCGAGCTGTTCTGCAAATACGCAATGCCAACGCTGATTGTCTTGGGGATAATTATCGTCGTGCGAATGATGACCCTTTCCGACGTTTCGCCCGACCATCCCGAACGCTCGATAAATCAGGGCATGGGCTTTATGTGGAACCCCGTGAAAGTCGTGCTTGAACGAGAGGACGGCGGCAAGTGGGTCGAGGTTCGCCAGCTTGTGGGCGACCGCGAAATAGACGCGGAAACCGCGCGTTTAAAGTCGGCGGACTCCGCTTCCGCCGCCGCGCCGAAAGAGCGCATTACGCGCATTTCGGTTTTCAGGCAGCTTTCGAATCCGTCGATATGGATTGCCGCGGCGGGGCAGGTGTTTTTCAGCCTGACCGTGGGCTTCGGCGCGATTATGACCTACGCGAGCTACCTCAAACGCAAGGACGACATAGTTCTCAGCGCCTTGACTTCGTGCAGCGCAAACGAGTTCTGCGAAATCTGCCTCGGAGGAATGATAACCGTGCCTGCGGCGGTGGCGTTTTTCGGCGTGTCTGGCGCGATAGGCGCGGGGCTGTCGCTTTTCGATTTGGGCTTCAAGGTGCTTCCGCTGTTTTTCGTGTCGCTGCCGTTCGGCAACTTTTTCGGCTTCCTGTTTTTCTTCCTGCTGTTTTTGGCGGCGGTCACAAGCTCGCTTTCCATGCTCCAGCCGGGGGTTGCGTTCATCGAGGAGGCGACGCGGCTGGGGCGCAAATTCTCGACGCTGTTGCTGGGGCTTCTGACGTTTTTCATCACGGGCTTTGTTGTCTATTTCTCGAAGGATTTGAAGGCGATGGACACTTTCGACTTTTGGATTGGGCAGGTCACAATCTACATTTTCGCGATGGTTCAGACAATCGCGTTCGCGTGGATATTCGGCGTGAAGAGGGGCGTCGCGCTCGCAAACGAGGGCTCGCTTTTGAAACTGCCGCCGTTCTACGGCTTCGTTCTGAAATACATCACGCCCGCGCTGCTGCTTGCGGTGTTTGCGCTGTGGGTGGCAAAGGACGTTTTCGGCGTGGTCGGCGGCGGAAATCTCTCGCCCTACATTACCGACCTTATCGGCACGGCGGATACCCCGCCGAACTCGACAGCCTGCATTTGCATCGCGATAATCGCCGCGCTCTACCTGTTCTTCGCGCTGATTTTCTCGGCGTCGCGGCGGTATAAAAACTTCGGAAAGGAAGACGGAAAATGA
- a CDS encoding OmpA family protein, whose product MKKAFTLAAVAFSMFFLAACDSMDGPSPLDTRASSSSNELNPGDLPGDANLSDAGLASRGINELGAFDPDNIKPEDIVETIYFGFDQYAVAAGERGKVKRAVDFYASNPDFKVVLVGHTDWYGTEEYNMLLSDKRCKAVQDYAASLGLDVSRIEIIARGEAGAAIDVAKDSPEAKHDRRVDVVKFK is encoded by the coding sequence ATGAAAAAAGCATTTACACTCGCCGCAGTAGCGTTCTCAATGTTCTTCCTCGCAGCTTGCGATTCCATGGACGGCCCATCGCCGCTCGACACCCGCGCGTCAAGCTCGTCCAACGAACTCAACCCCGGCGATCTCCCCGGCGACGCCAACCTGTCCGACGCTGGTCTCGCCTCGCGCGGAATCAACGAACTCGGCGCGTTCGACCCCGACAATATCAAGCCCGAAGACATCGTCGAAACAATCTACTTCGGCTTCGACCAATACGCGGTTGCGGCCGGCGAACGCGGCAAGGTAAAACGCGCGGTTGACTTCTACGCGTCGAATCCCGACTTCAAGGTAGTTCTCGTAGGCCATACCGACTGGTACGGCACGGAAGAATACAACATGCTCCTTTCCGACAAGCGTTGTAAGGCGGTTCAAGACTACGCGGCAAGCCTCGGTCTCGACGTTTCTCGCATCGAAATCATCGCGCGCGGCGAAGCGGGCGCTGCAATCGACGTTGCGAAAGACTCGCCCGAAGCAAAGCACGACCGCCGCGTGGACGTCGTGAAATTCAAATAG
- the pyrF gene encoding orotidine-5'-phosphate decarboxylase produces the protein MSKHDCKLMLALDLPDKNAALDMLGKLRGNLEWVKIGLQMYLAYGRGFVNEVASMGFKVFLDLKLYDIPNTVASAVKSLKGLPVSMLTIHTSGGREMMSAAVAAAKETNPDMLLLGVTVLTSFDADGLAETGVAKAPAEQVELLAKLAVDSGMRGLVCSPLEIERLRKIIPQEVKLITPGIRPAGSSTDEQKRVMTPSLAAEAGSDFIVVGRPILKAENPAAAARAIIDELK, from the coding sequence ATGTCAAAACACGATTGCAAATTGATGCTCGCCCTCGACCTCCCCGACAAAAACGCGGCTCTCGACATGCTCGGAAAACTGCGCGGAAATCTGGAATGGGTAAAAATCGGGCTGCAAATGTATCTCGCCTACGGGCGCGGTTTCGTAAACGAAGTCGCCTCGATGGGCTTCAAGGTTTTTCTCGACCTCAAACTGTACGACATTCCCAACACCGTGGCGTCGGCGGTCAAGAGCCTCAAAGGCCTGCCCGTTTCGATGCTCACAATACACACGTCTGGCGGACGCGAAATGATGTCGGCGGCGGTCGCCGCGGCAAAGGAGACAAACCCCGACATGCTGCTGCTGGGCGTCACAGTGCTCACATCGTTCGACGCCGACGGGCTCGCCGAAACGGGAGTCGCAAAAGCCCCCGCCGAACAGGTGGAGCTGCTCGCAAAGCTCGCGGTAGATTCGGGCATGCGCGGCTTGGTGTGCTCGCCGCTCGAAATCGAACGCCTCAGAAAAATCATACCGCAGGAGGTCAAACTCATAACCCCGGGGATACGCCCCGCGGGAAGCTCGACAGACGAGCAGAAGCGCGTGATGACGCCGTCGCTCGCGGCTGAGGCGGGCTCCGATTTCATAGTCGTCGGACGCCCCATTCTCAAAGCCGAAAACCCCGCCGCCGCCGCGCGCGCGATAATCGACGAGCTGAAATGA
- the ispE gene encoding 4-(cytidine 5'-diphospho)-2-C-methyl-D-erythritol kinase, with the protein MKVKKFSPCKVNLMLAITGARPDGFHNLVSIVAPVKFGDWLEAEILDGASRDEIECDMEGVPLDESNLVVKAAALFRRESGRDVFFKFKLDKKVPHGAGLGGGSSNGAAALLAVNGLCGNPLPMKRLEALAAEMGSDCPLFLTGTPVVMRGRGELVYPLFGDAQDYISRLKLVIFKPAFSINTGWAYSQMRANPSDYIDADEAESMLSVWLENPSISGLPLVNNMQIEAFKKYPALELAVEGVREKFAVPAMMSGSGSACFAIVNNLTDARISELKNFVKSMLGDSCVVVDA; encoded by the coding sequence ATGAAAGTAAAAAAGTTTTCCCCCTGCAAGGTGAACCTGATGCTTGCGATAACGGGCGCGCGCCCCGACGGCTTCCACAATCTGGTGAGCATTGTAGCCCCCGTCAAATTCGGCGACTGGCTCGAAGCCGAAATTCTCGACGGCGCGTCGCGCGACGAAATCGAATGCGACATGGAGGGCGTGCCGCTCGACGAGTCGAACCTCGTTGTAAAGGCGGCGGCGCTGTTCCGCAGGGAGAGCGGGAGGGACGTTTTCTTCAAATTCAAGCTCGACAAAAAAGTTCCGCACGGCGCGGGGCTTGGCGGCGGAAGCTCCAACGGCGCGGCAGCTCTGCTTGCGGTAAACGGGCTTTGCGGAAATCCGCTTCCGATGAAAAGGCTCGAAGCCCTTGCGGCGGAAATGGGCAGCGACTGCCCGCTGTTCCTCACGGGAACGCCCGTCGTCATGCGCGGGCGCGGCGAGCTTGTCTACCCGCTTTTCGGCGACGCGCAAGACTACATTTCGCGCCTGAAACTCGTGATTTTCAAACCCGCGTTTTCCATAAACACGGGCTGGGCGTACTCGCAGATGAGGGCGAACCCCTCCGACTACATCGACGCCGACGAGGCGGAATCGATGCTTTCCGTATGGCTCGAAAACCCGAGCATTTCGGGTCTGCCGCTCGTAAACAACATGCAGATTGAGGCGTTCAAGAAATATCCCGCGCTCGAACTCGCAGTGGAGGGCGTGCGCGAAAAATTCGCGGTACCCGCCATGATGAGCGGCTCCGGCAGCGCGTGTTTTGCGATAGTAAACAACCTGACCGACGCGCGGATTTCGGAGCTTAAAAATTTCGTGAAGTCCATGCTCGGCGACTCCTGCGTTGTTGTTGACGCGTAG